A portion of the Glycine max cultivar Williams 82 chromosome 10, Glycine_max_v4.0, whole genome shotgun sequence genome contains these proteins:
- the LOC100806450 gene encoding elongator complex protein 2 produces the protein MRGGGGGGGEVEVKRVFIGAGCNRIVNNVSWGASGLLSFGAHNAVAIFCPKSAQILTTLPGHKAVVNCTHWLPSSKFLFKAKLLEQHYLLSGDADGAIILWELSLADGKWRQMLQLPQSHKKGVTCISGIMVSQTEAIFASTSSDGTACVWELVFPTTGSGDCKLSCLDSFSVGSKSMVALSLAELPGDSGQIVLAMGGLDNKIHLYCGGRTRKLVHACELKGHTDWIRSLDFSLPISINGEVNNIFLVSSSQDKGIRIWKMALRSSMSNGHGIDKKGEISLSSYIEGPVLVAGSSSFQISLESLLIGHEDWVYSVMWQPPLVASMEGDAYYQPQSILSASMDKTMMIWQPEKTSDVWMNVVTVGELSHCALGFYGGHWSPNGDSILAHGYGGSFHLWKNVGNDNWLPQKVPSGHFASVTDIAWARSGDYIMSVSHDQTTRIYAPWKVEAPLQDGEFWHEISRPQVHGHDINCMAVIHSKGNHRFVCGAEEKVARVFEAPLSFLKTLSNATLQKSCSSDDIMGDVQILGANMSALGLSQKPIYVQAVHEAPERSGVNGLDTLETIPDAVPTVFTEPPIEDQLAWHTLWPESHKLYGHGNELFSLCCDHKGELVASSCKAQSAAVAEVWLWQVGSWKAVGHLQSHSLTVTQMEFSHDDNFLLTVSRDRQFSVFSITRTGTGEISCSLLARQEGHKRIIWSCSWNPHGQEFATGSRDKTVKIWAIERDSIRQLMSLPQFTSSVTALSWVGLHHRRNNGLLAVGMENGQIELWNLSYNRADDGSIAAPGLATSLAVRIDPFICHASTINRLAWKKNEDDHMSMQLASCGADNCVRVFDVTVE, from the exons ATGCGTGGtggtggcggcggcggcggcgaaGTCGAAGTGAAAAGGGTGTTTATTGGAGCGGGATGCAACAGAATAGTCAACAACGTTTCATGGGGTGCTTCTGGTTTGCTCTCTTTTGGAGCTCACAACGCCGTTGCTATTTTCTGCCCCAAG AGTGCTCAAATTTTGACTACTCTCCCGGGTCACAAGGCAGTTGTGAATTGCACCCACTGGCTTCCATCTAGCAAGTTTCTATTTAAAG CAAAACTATTGGAGCAGCACTATTTGCTATCTGGAGATGCAGATGGTGCTATTATTTTGTGGGAACTGTCCCTTGCTGATGGGAAG TGGAGGCAAATGTTACAGCTGCCACAATCACACAAGAAAGGTGTTACATGCATTAGTGGAATTATGGTTTCTCAAACCGAGGCAATCTTTGCATCTACTTCTTCAGATGGCACTGCTTGTGTATGGGAACTTGTATTTCCAACGACTGGTAGCG GTGACTGTAAATTATCGTGCCTGGATTCTTTCTCTGTTGGTTCCAAATCTATGGTAGCCCTATCGTTAGCTGAACTGCCTGGAGATAGTGGGCAAATTGTTCTTGCAATGGGAGGATTGGATAACAAGATTCACCTTTATTGCGGTGGAAGGACCAGAAAG CTTGTACATGCATGTGAGCTAAAAGGGCATACAGATTGGATCCGGAGTTTGGACTTCTCATTACCTATAAGCATCAATGGGGAAGTAAACAATATTTTTCTGGTTAGTTCATCTCAGGATAAAGGCATTCGAATTTGGAAGATGGCATTACGCAGCTCTATGTCCAATGGACACGGCATAGACAAGAAAGGAGAAATAAGCCTATCATCCTATATAGAAGGTCCTGTGCTTGTGGCTGGTTCATCTTCTTTTCAGATATCCTTAGAATCTCTTTTAATTGGACATGAGGATTGGGTATATTCAGTAATGTGGCAACCCCCTTTGGTTGCATCCATGGAAGGGGATGCCTATTATCAACCACAAAGTATCTTATCTGCATCTATGGACAAGACTATGATGATCTGGCAACCTGAAAAGACTTCTGATGTCTGGATGAATGTGGTCACTGTTGGGGAACTAAGCCACTGTGCTCTGGGGTTCTATGGTGGCCATTGGAGCCCGAATGGAGATTCAATTTTAGCTCATGGATATGGTGGATCTTTCCATCTTTGGAAAAATGTTGGTAATGATAATTGGCTGCCACAAAAGGTTCCCTCTGGTCATTTTGCATCAGTGACTGATATTGCATGGGCTAGATCTGGTGATTATATTATGTCCGTCAGTCATGACcag ACAACTAGAATTTATGCTCCATGGAAAGTTGAGGCTCCTCTCCAAGATGGAGAATTTTGGCATGAAATATCTCGCCCTCAAGTTCATGGACATGATATAAATTGTATGGCAGTTATTCATAGTAAGGGGAATCATCGTTTTGTCTGTGGAGCTGAAGAAAAAGTTGCCAGAGTATTTGAAGCCCCATTATCATTTTTGAAGACATTAAGTAATGCCACTTTGCAGAAGTCCTGTTCTTCCGATGATATCATGGGAGATGTTCAGATTTTGGGTGCAAATATGTCAGCTCTTGGACTATCACAGAAACCTATTTATGTTCAAG CTGTGCACGAGGCCCCTGAAAGAAGTGGGGTCAATGGCCTCGACACCCTTGAAACTATTCCTGACGCAGTTCCAACTGTGTTCACTGAACCACCAATTGAAGATCAACTAGCTTGGCATACACTTTGGCCTGAATCACACAAACTCTATGGTCATGGAAATGAACTATTTTCTTTATGTTGCGATCATAAGGGTGAGCTTGTTGCTTCTTCATGTAAG GCCCAATCTGCAGCAGTTGCTGAGGTATGGCTTTGGCAGGTGGGTTCATGGAAAGCAGTTGGCCACCTGCAATCCCACAGCTTAACAGTGACACAGATGGAGTTCTCACATGACGACAACTTTCTTTTGACTGTCTCAAGGGATCGCCAGTTCTCTGTCTTTTCTATCACAAGAACAG GCACCGGTGAAATTAGTTGTAGTCTTCTTGCGAGACAGGAGGGGCACAAGCGGATTATCTGGTCATGTTCTTGGAATCCGCATGGTCAGGAATTTGCAACAGGTTCAAGGGATAAGACAGTGAAAATCTGGGCCATAGAGAGGGATTCCATCAGGCAGCTTATGTCTTTACCGCAATTTACGAGTAGTGTGACAGCTTTATCTTGGGTTGGTCTCCATCATAGGAGGAATAATGGACTTCTAGCTGTTGGAATGGAAAATGGCCAAATAGAATTGTGGAATCTGTCTTATAACAGAGCAGATGATGGGAGCATAGCAGCACCAGGTTTGGCTACTTCTCTTGCAGTACGTATAGATCCTTTTATATGCCATGCATCTACCATAAACCGtctagcatggaagaaaaatgagGATGATCACATGAGTATGCAACTTGCTTCATGTGGAGCTGATAATTGTGTGAGAGTGTTTGATGTAACTGTTGAGTAA
- the LOC100776497 gene encoding uncharacterized protein isoform X2 — protein sequence MLPKMSTMSMSMSMSISFQSDMLSAICKGSSTFCSLPRATAPFRLRAFSTAVADKPSVCTADELHYVSLSNSDWKLALWRYNPSPLAPPRNHPLLLLSGVGTNAIGYDLSPESSFARYMSSQGFETWILEVRGAGLSVQGSNSKDIEQSANAMSEKMEAASESATATNGAVASNKELNNIYCAVSEPEISTPNGVETENVAIKERVSGFLSESQSRVMFAKFLDQISKLLVDSPLYEQYNEVREKLSTLFETKQNAGITSQITDLSQKLVNIIEEGQLSVSPQLFDLQARFTSTIEDFQKQLDLMVKYDWDFDHYMEEDVPAAIEYIMKQSMPKDGKLLAIGHSMGGILLYSMLSRFGFEGKDSNLAAVVTLASSLDYTSSKSTLKLLLPLADPAQALNVPVVPLGAMLAAAYPLSSRPPYVFSWLNTLISAEDMMDPDLLKRLVLNNFCTIPAKLVLQLTTAFRERGLCNRNGTFFYKDHLHKNNIPILAIAGDQDLICPPEAVEETVKLIPEHLVTYKVFGEPEGSHYAHYDLVGGRLAVEQVYPCIIEFLSCHDK from the exons ATGTTACCCAAAATGTCAACCATGTCTATGTCCATGTCCATGTCCATTTCCTTCCAATCCGACATGCTCTCTGCTATCTGCAAAGGCTCTTCAACCTTCTGCTCCCTCCCACGCGCCACCGCACCGTTCCGCCTCAGGGCTTTCTCCACTGCCGTCGCCGACAAGCCCTCCGTTTGCACCGCCGACGAACTCCACTATGTGTCCCTCTCCAATTCCGATTGGAAACTCGCTCTCTGGCGCTACAACCCTTCGCCTCTC GCACCTCCGAGGAATCATCCTCTGTTGCTATTATCTGGAGTGGGAACTAACGCCATTGGATATGACCTTTCCCCTGAG TCATCATTTGCACGTTACATGTCTAGTCAGGGGTTTGAAACTTGGATTCTTGAAGTACGAGGAGCTGGGTTGAGTGTTCAGGGTTCAAATTCCAAAGATATTGAACAGTCTGCCAATGCAATGTCTGAGAAGATGGAAGCTGCTTCAGAAAGTGCTACTGCTACCAATGGAGCTGTGGCTTCAAACAAAGAATTGAATAACATCTATTGTGCGGTATCTGAACCTGAGATTTCTACCCCAAATGGAGTAGAAACTGAGAATGTGGCAATCAAAG AAAGAGTCTCTGGGTTTCTGAGCGAAAGTCAATCAAGGGTGATGTTTGCCAAATTTCTAGATCAGATTTCAAAACTTTTGGTGGATTCTCCATTATATGAACAATACAACGAGGTAAGGGAAAAGCTTTCGACTTTGTTTGAAACAAAGCAAAATGCTGGTATTACTAGTCAAATAACTGATCTGAGTCAAAAACTAGTAAATATTATTGAGGAAGGTCAGCTATCTGTTTCTCCTCAATTATTTGATCTACAAGCCCGCTTTACTTCTACAATCGAAGATTTTCAGAAGCAACTTGACTTGATGGTGAAGTATGATTGGGACTTCGATCATTACATGGAAGAAGATGTTCCAGCAGCG ATAGAATACATAATGAAACAAAGCATGCCTAAAGATGGAAAATTACTTGCAATTGGACACTCCATGGGTGGTATCCTGCTTTACTCCATGCTATCACGGTTTG GTTTTGAAGGAAAAGATTCCAACTTGGCTGCAGTAGTTACACTGGCATCGTCTCTGGACTACACATCATCCAAATCAACTCTGAAGTTACTCTTACCACTA GCAGATCCTGCACAGGCTCTGAATGTCCCTGTTGTTCCTTTAGGGGCAATGTTAGCAGCAGCTTATCCTCTTTCATCTCGTCCACCATATGTATTCTCATGGTTAAATACTTTGATTTCAGCTGAGGACATGATGGATCCAGATTTATTAAAAAGACTTGTTTTGAATAACTTCT GCACCATACCCGCAAAACTTGTCTTGCAGCTCACTACAGCATTTCGAGAGCGTGGTTTATGTAACAGGAATGGGACCTTTTTTTACAAGGACCATCTACACAAAAACAATATCCCTATCTTAGCTATTGCTGGAGACCAGGATCTGATTTGCCCACCAGAAGCTGtggaag AAACCGTTAAGCTAATTCCTGAGCACCTGGTTACCTATAAAGTTTTTGGAGAACCTGAAGGCTCACATTATGCTCATTATGATTTGGTTGGAGGAAGGCTG GCGGTGGAGCAGGTGTATCCATGTATAATTGAATTTCTTAGCTGTCACGACAAGTGA
- the LOC100776497 gene encoding uncharacterized protein isoform X4, with protein MLPKMSTMSMSMSMSISFQSDMLSAICKGSSTFCSLPRATAPFRLRAFSTAVADKPSVCTADELHYVSLSNSDWKLALWRYNPSPLAPPRNHPLLLLSGVGTNAIGYDLSPESSFARYMSSQGFETWILEVRGAGLSVQGSNSKDIEQSANAMSEKMEAASESATATNGAVASNKELNNIYCAVSEPEISTPNGVETENVAIKERVSGFLSESQSRVMFAKFLDQISKLLVDSPLYEQYNEIEYIMKQSMPKDGKLLAIGHSMGGILLYSMLSRFGFEGKDSNLAAVVTLASSLDYTSSKSTLKLLLPLADPAQALNVPVVPLGAMLAAAYPLSSRPPYVFSWLNTLISAEDMMDPDLLKRLVLNNFCTIPAKLVLQLTTAFRERGLCNRNGTFFYKDHLHKNNIPILAIAGDQDLICPPEAVEETVKLIPEHLVTYKVFGEPEGSHYAHYDLVGGRLAVEQVYPCIIEFLSCHDK; from the exons ATGTTACCCAAAATGTCAACCATGTCTATGTCCATGTCCATGTCCATTTCCTTCCAATCCGACATGCTCTCTGCTATCTGCAAAGGCTCTTCAACCTTCTGCTCCCTCCCACGCGCCACCGCACCGTTCCGCCTCAGGGCTTTCTCCACTGCCGTCGCCGACAAGCCCTCCGTTTGCACCGCCGACGAACTCCACTATGTGTCCCTCTCCAATTCCGATTGGAAACTCGCTCTCTGGCGCTACAACCCTTCGCCTCTC GCACCTCCGAGGAATCATCCTCTGTTGCTATTATCTGGAGTGGGAACTAACGCCATTGGATATGACCTTTCCCCTGAG TCATCATTTGCACGTTACATGTCTAGTCAGGGGTTTGAAACTTGGATTCTTGAAGTACGAGGAGCTGGGTTGAGTGTTCAGGGTTCAAATTCCAAAGATATTGAACAGTCTGCCAATGCAATGTCTGAGAAGATGGAAGCTGCTTCAGAAAGTGCTACTGCTACCAATGGAGCTGTGGCTTCAAACAAAGAATTGAATAACATCTATTGTGCGGTATCTGAACCTGAGATTTCTACCCCAAATGGAGTAGAAACTGAGAATGTGGCAATCAAAG AAAGAGTCTCTGGGTTTCTGAGCGAAAGTCAATCAAGGGTGATGTTTGCCAAATTTCTAGATCAGATTTCAAAACTTTTGGTGGATTCTCCATTATATGAACAATACAACGAG ATAGAATACATAATGAAACAAAGCATGCCTAAAGATGGAAAATTACTTGCAATTGGACACTCCATGGGTGGTATCCTGCTTTACTCCATGCTATCACGGTTTG GTTTTGAAGGAAAAGATTCCAACTTGGCTGCAGTAGTTACACTGGCATCGTCTCTGGACTACACATCATCCAAATCAACTCTGAAGTTACTCTTACCACTA GCAGATCCTGCACAGGCTCTGAATGTCCCTGTTGTTCCTTTAGGGGCAATGTTAGCAGCAGCTTATCCTCTTTCATCTCGTCCACCATATGTATTCTCATGGTTAAATACTTTGATTTCAGCTGAGGACATGATGGATCCAGATTTATTAAAAAGACTTGTTTTGAATAACTTCT GCACCATACCCGCAAAACTTGTCTTGCAGCTCACTACAGCATTTCGAGAGCGTGGTTTATGTAACAGGAATGGGACCTTTTTTTACAAGGACCATCTACACAAAAACAATATCCCTATCTTAGCTATTGCTGGAGACCAGGATCTGATTTGCCCACCAGAAGCTGtggaag AAACCGTTAAGCTAATTCCTGAGCACCTGGTTACCTATAAAGTTTTTGGAGAACCTGAAGGCTCACATTATGCTCATTATGATTTGGTTGGAGGAAGGCTG GCGGTGGAGCAGGTGTATCCATGTATAATTGAATTTCTTAGCTGTCACGACAAGTGA
- the LOC100776497 gene encoding uncharacterized protein isoform X1, with translation MLPKMSTMSMSMSMSISFQSDMLSAICKGSSTFCSLPRATAPFRLRAFSTAVADKPSVCTADELHYVSLSNSDWKLALWRYNPSPLAPPRNHPLLLLSGVGTNAIGYDLSPESSFARYMSSQGFETWILEVRGAGLSVQGSNSKDIEQSANAMSEKMEAASESATATNGAVASNKELNNIYCAVSEPEISTPNGVETENVAIKGDLTRLGTVWDESKLVARLTETLMFLSERVSGFLSESQSRVMFAKFLDQISKLLVDSPLYEQYNEVREKLSTLFETKQNAGITSQITDLSQKLVNIIEEGQLSVSPQLFDLQARFTSTIEDFQKQLDLMVKYDWDFDHYMEEDVPAAIEYIMKQSMPKDGKLLAIGHSMGGILLYSMLSRFGFEGKDSNLAAVVTLASSLDYTSSKSTLKLLLPLADPAQALNVPVVPLGAMLAAAYPLSSRPPYVFSWLNTLISAEDMMDPDLLKRLVLNNFCTIPAKLVLQLTTAFRERGLCNRNGTFFYKDHLHKNNIPILAIAGDQDLICPPEAVEETVKLIPEHLVTYKVFGEPEGSHYAHYDLVGGRLAVEQVYPCIIEFLSCHDK, from the exons ATGTTACCCAAAATGTCAACCATGTCTATGTCCATGTCCATGTCCATTTCCTTCCAATCCGACATGCTCTCTGCTATCTGCAAAGGCTCTTCAACCTTCTGCTCCCTCCCACGCGCCACCGCACCGTTCCGCCTCAGGGCTTTCTCCACTGCCGTCGCCGACAAGCCCTCCGTTTGCACCGCCGACGAACTCCACTATGTGTCCCTCTCCAATTCCGATTGGAAACTCGCTCTCTGGCGCTACAACCCTTCGCCTCTC GCACCTCCGAGGAATCATCCTCTGTTGCTATTATCTGGAGTGGGAACTAACGCCATTGGATATGACCTTTCCCCTGAG TCATCATTTGCACGTTACATGTCTAGTCAGGGGTTTGAAACTTGGATTCTTGAAGTACGAGGAGCTGGGTTGAGTGTTCAGGGTTCAAATTCCAAAGATATTGAACAGTCTGCCAATGCAATGTCTGAGAAGATGGAAGCTGCTTCAGAAAGTGCTACTGCTACCAATGGAGCTGTGGCTTCAAACAAAGAATTGAATAACATCTATTGTGCGGTATCTGAACCTGAGATTTCTACCCCAAATGGAGTAGAAACTGAGAATGTGGCAATCAAAGGTGATCTAACTAGGTTAGGTACTGTTTGGGATGAATCAAAGTTGGTGGCAAGATTGACCGagactttaatgtttttgtcaGAAAGAGTCTCTGGGTTTCTGAGCGAAAGTCAATCAAGGGTGATGTTTGCCAAATTTCTAGATCAGATTTCAAAACTTTTGGTGGATTCTCCATTATATGAACAATACAACGAGGTAAGGGAAAAGCTTTCGACTTTGTTTGAAACAAAGCAAAATGCTGGTATTACTAGTCAAATAACTGATCTGAGTCAAAAACTAGTAAATATTATTGAGGAAGGTCAGCTATCTGTTTCTCCTCAATTATTTGATCTACAAGCCCGCTTTACTTCTACAATCGAAGATTTTCAGAAGCAACTTGACTTGATGGTGAAGTATGATTGGGACTTCGATCATTACATGGAAGAAGATGTTCCAGCAGCG ATAGAATACATAATGAAACAAAGCATGCCTAAAGATGGAAAATTACTTGCAATTGGACACTCCATGGGTGGTATCCTGCTTTACTCCATGCTATCACGGTTTG GTTTTGAAGGAAAAGATTCCAACTTGGCTGCAGTAGTTACACTGGCATCGTCTCTGGACTACACATCATCCAAATCAACTCTGAAGTTACTCTTACCACTA GCAGATCCTGCACAGGCTCTGAATGTCCCTGTTGTTCCTTTAGGGGCAATGTTAGCAGCAGCTTATCCTCTTTCATCTCGTCCACCATATGTATTCTCATGGTTAAATACTTTGATTTCAGCTGAGGACATGATGGATCCAGATTTATTAAAAAGACTTGTTTTGAATAACTTCT GCACCATACCCGCAAAACTTGTCTTGCAGCTCACTACAGCATTTCGAGAGCGTGGTTTATGTAACAGGAATGGGACCTTTTTTTACAAGGACCATCTACACAAAAACAATATCCCTATCTTAGCTATTGCTGGAGACCAGGATCTGATTTGCCCACCAGAAGCTGtggaag AAACCGTTAAGCTAATTCCTGAGCACCTGGTTACCTATAAAGTTTTTGGAGAACCTGAAGGCTCACATTATGCTCATTATGATTTGGTTGGAGGAAGGCTG GCGGTGGAGCAGGTGTATCCATGTATAATTGAATTTCTTAGCTGTCACGACAAGTGA
- the LOC100776497 gene encoding uncharacterized protein isoform X3 yields MLPKMSTMSMSMSMSISFQSDMLSAICKGSSTFCSLPRATAPFRLRAFSTAVADKPSVCTADELHYVSLSNSDWKLALWRYNPSPLAPPRNHPLLLLSGVGTNAIGYDLSPESSFARYMSSQGFETWILEVRGAGLSVQGSNSKDIEQSANAMSEKMEAASESATATNGAVASNKELNNIYCAVSEPEISTPNGVETENVAIKGDLTRLGTVWDESKLVARLTETLMFLSERVSGFLSESQSRVMFAKFLDQISKLLVDSPLYEQYNEIEYIMKQSMPKDGKLLAIGHSMGGILLYSMLSRFGFEGKDSNLAAVVTLASSLDYTSSKSTLKLLLPLADPAQALNVPVVPLGAMLAAAYPLSSRPPYVFSWLNTLISAEDMMDPDLLKRLVLNNFCTIPAKLVLQLTTAFRERGLCNRNGTFFYKDHLHKNNIPILAIAGDQDLICPPEAVEETVKLIPEHLVTYKVFGEPEGSHYAHYDLVGGRLAVEQVYPCIIEFLSCHDK; encoded by the exons ATGTTACCCAAAATGTCAACCATGTCTATGTCCATGTCCATGTCCATTTCCTTCCAATCCGACATGCTCTCTGCTATCTGCAAAGGCTCTTCAACCTTCTGCTCCCTCCCACGCGCCACCGCACCGTTCCGCCTCAGGGCTTTCTCCACTGCCGTCGCCGACAAGCCCTCCGTTTGCACCGCCGACGAACTCCACTATGTGTCCCTCTCCAATTCCGATTGGAAACTCGCTCTCTGGCGCTACAACCCTTCGCCTCTC GCACCTCCGAGGAATCATCCTCTGTTGCTATTATCTGGAGTGGGAACTAACGCCATTGGATATGACCTTTCCCCTGAG TCATCATTTGCACGTTACATGTCTAGTCAGGGGTTTGAAACTTGGATTCTTGAAGTACGAGGAGCTGGGTTGAGTGTTCAGGGTTCAAATTCCAAAGATATTGAACAGTCTGCCAATGCAATGTCTGAGAAGATGGAAGCTGCTTCAGAAAGTGCTACTGCTACCAATGGAGCTGTGGCTTCAAACAAAGAATTGAATAACATCTATTGTGCGGTATCTGAACCTGAGATTTCTACCCCAAATGGAGTAGAAACTGAGAATGTGGCAATCAAAGGTGATCTAACTAGGTTAGGTACTGTTTGGGATGAATCAAAGTTGGTGGCAAGATTGACCGagactttaatgtttttgtcaGAAAGAGTCTCTGGGTTTCTGAGCGAAAGTCAATCAAGGGTGATGTTTGCCAAATTTCTAGATCAGATTTCAAAACTTTTGGTGGATTCTCCATTATATGAACAATACAACGAG ATAGAATACATAATGAAACAAAGCATGCCTAAAGATGGAAAATTACTTGCAATTGGACACTCCATGGGTGGTATCCTGCTTTACTCCATGCTATCACGGTTTG GTTTTGAAGGAAAAGATTCCAACTTGGCTGCAGTAGTTACACTGGCATCGTCTCTGGACTACACATCATCCAAATCAACTCTGAAGTTACTCTTACCACTA GCAGATCCTGCACAGGCTCTGAATGTCCCTGTTGTTCCTTTAGGGGCAATGTTAGCAGCAGCTTATCCTCTTTCATCTCGTCCACCATATGTATTCTCATGGTTAAATACTTTGATTTCAGCTGAGGACATGATGGATCCAGATTTATTAAAAAGACTTGTTTTGAATAACTTCT GCACCATACCCGCAAAACTTGTCTTGCAGCTCACTACAGCATTTCGAGAGCGTGGTTTATGTAACAGGAATGGGACCTTTTTTTACAAGGACCATCTACACAAAAACAATATCCCTATCTTAGCTATTGCTGGAGACCAGGATCTGATTTGCCCACCAGAAGCTGtggaag AAACCGTTAAGCTAATTCCTGAGCACCTGGTTACCTATAAAGTTTTTGGAGAACCTGAAGGCTCACATTATGCTCATTATGATTTGGTTGGAGGAAGGCTG GCGGTGGAGCAGGTGTATCCATGTATAATTGAATTTCTTAGCTGTCACGACAAGTGA